Proteins from a genomic interval of Euleptes europaea isolate rEulEur1 chromosome 18, rEulEur1.hap1, whole genome shotgun sequence:
- the LOC130490652 gene encoding olfactory receptor 6M1-like: MIGNTIIITLIITDYHLHSPMYFFLCNLSFIEILITLTVVPKIMENFLLEKKTISFYGCIAQSYFYFLFGTSEYVLLAMMSYDRYIAICYPLRYNTIMSGKECVCFVVSSWMSGFFSILVPTAMKLGLSYCGPNVINHFFCDSAPLLHLACADIHLVELIDFIVSLPVILGSLFLTLISYVYIISTILCIPTATGRQKGFSTCASHFTVVTIGYGTSIFICVRPSQASSMNLNKIASLVTTAVTPMLNPIIFTFGNQKVQEAFRDSMNKCIGRRQAG, translated from the coding sequence ATGATTGGGAATACCATCATCATAACCCTGATTATTACTGACTACCACCTACATTCTCCAATGTATTTCTTTCTCTGCAATTTGTCTTTCATTGAAATCCTTATTACTCTGACAGTAGTACCAAAAATAATGGAAAACTTCCTACTGGAAAAGAAGACCATCTCCTTCTATGGGTGCATCGCTCAGTCATACTTCTATTTCTTATTTGGCACCTCTGAATATGTTCTACTGGCTATGATGTCCTATGATCGATACATAGCTATATGCTACCCACTTAGATATAACACCATCATGAGTGGGAAggaatgtgtttgttttgttgtaAGCTCTTGGATGAGTGGGTTCTTCTCCATTCTTGTTCCCACTGCGATGAAGCTGGGTTTGTCCTATTGTGGTCCCAATGTGATAAATCACTTTTTTTGTGACAGTGCCCCTTTGCTCCACTTAGCCTGTGCTGACATCCACCTAGTGGAGTTAATAGACTTCATTGTCTCCCTACCTGTGATTCTAGGTTCTCTTTTCTTGACTCTTATCTCTTATGTTTACATTATAAGCACCATTCTTTGTATCCCTACTGCTACAGGGAGGCAGAAGGGTTTCTCTACCTGTGCTTCCCACTTCACAGTGGTTACCATTGGTTATGGAACCTCCATCTTCATCTGTGTGAGACCCTCCCAAGCCAGCTCAATGAATCTGAACAAAATTGCTTCTCTTGTTACCACAGCAGTTACACCCATGCTTAATCCCATCATATTCACTTTTGGAAATCAGAAAGTCCAAGAGGCATTCAGGGATTCAATGAACAAGTGCATAGGGAGGAGACAAGCAGGTTGA